In the Ilumatobacteraceae bacterium genome, one interval contains:
- a CDS encoding MoxR family ATPase, whose product MTPADVSAALTQHGYLPDDGLSTAVFLAMELRRPLLLEGEAGVGKTELAKVLSTWTGGELIRLQCYEGIDAAQAVYDWDYARQLLHLRAAEATGETAGRSSDAVEADLYQERFLIKRALLRAIGHGDGPPPVLLIDEVDRADDEFEAYLLEVLSDFQITVPEIGVYRAETPPLVVLTSNRTRDVHDALKRRCLYHWVEHPGFDREVAIVRLRVPGCTESLAREVAAAVETMRDLNLYKPPGVAETIDWAAALGRLGVTTLDEHSVATTLGTVLKYREDHHRVEQHGLAAIIRQAAERSR is encoded by the coding sequence GTGACTCCTGCCGACGTCAGCGCCGCACTCACACAGCACGGCTATCTCCCCGACGACGGCCTGTCCACGGCGGTCTTCCTCGCCATGGAGCTCCGCCGGCCGTTGCTGCTCGAAGGCGAGGCCGGCGTCGGCAAGACCGAGCTGGCCAAGGTGCTCTCGACCTGGACGGGCGGTGAGCTCATCCGGCTCCAGTGCTACGAGGGCATCGACGCGGCGCAGGCCGTCTACGACTGGGACTACGCCCGACAGCTCCTCCACCTGCGTGCCGCCGAGGCGACGGGCGAGACCGCCGGGCGATCGTCCGATGCCGTCGAGGCCGACCTCTACCAGGAGCGGTTCCTGATCAAGCGAGCGCTGCTCCGGGCGATCGGCCACGGCGACGGCCCACCGCCCGTGCTGCTGATCGACGAGGTCGACCGGGCCGACGACGAGTTCGAGGCGTACCTGCTCGAAGTGCTCTCCGACTTCCAGATCACCGTGCCCGAGATCGGGGTCTATCGTGCCGAGACGCCGCCGCTGGTGGTGTTGACCTCGAACCGCACCCGTGACGTGCACGACGCCCTCAAGCGTCGCTGCCTCTACCACTGGGTCGAGCATCCCGGGTTCGACCGCGAGGTCGCGATCGTGCGGCTGCGCGTGCCCGGCTGCACCGAGTCGCTGGCGCGCGAGGTGGCCGCTGCGGTCGAGACCATGCGCGACCTCAACCTCTACAAGCCGCCGGGCGTCGCGGAGACGATCGACTGGGCCGCGGCGCTCGGCAGGCTCGGGGTGACGACCCTCGACGAGCACAGTGTCGCCACGACGCTGGGCACGGTGCTGAAGTACCGCGAGGACCACCATCGTGTCGAGCAGCACGGACTCGCGGCGATCATCCGGCAGGCGGCCGAGCGAAGCCGGTGA
- a CDS encoding VWA domain-containing protein, whose product MTATRDAGEIAVAFSRVLRGAGLTVPTSSTIAFAEALMHTGLDDRDTTYWAGRATLVRRPEDHELFDRAFAVFWEHAAAGAIESPDEEPIGITLAIDDDSLDGDDAEAAEASDDPVIELRFSTTEVLRQKDFADYTADELHEAQALMARLRLVGSPRRSLRLTSSSTRTSRPDLRRTVRSAMRSGGEPIRRHHLRPGTRNRRLVLLLDVSGSMEPYARALIRFVHAAVAGRQKVEAFALGTRLTRLTRELSSRDPDEALRRSARRVSDYGGGTRLGDGLRVFNDDWGQRGMARGAIVVVLSDGWDRGDPEVLGEQMQRLHRVAHKVIWVNPLKVTPGYAPLARGMAAALPHIDAFVEGHSLDAIERLASEIATA is encoded by the coding sequence GTGACGGCCACACGCGACGCCGGGGAGATCGCCGTCGCGTTCAGCCGCGTGCTGCGCGGCGCCGGTCTGACCGTGCCGACGTCGTCGACGATCGCGTTCGCCGAGGCGTTGATGCACACCGGACTCGACGACCGCGACACGACCTACTGGGCCGGCCGGGCGACACTCGTCAGACGACCCGAAGACCACGAGCTGTTCGACCGCGCCTTCGCGGTGTTCTGGGAGCATGCCGCCGCCGGGGCGATCGAGAGCCCCGACGAGGAGCCGATCGGCATCACGTTGGCGATCGACGACGACAGCCTCGACGGCGACGACGCCGAGGCGGCCGAGGCGTCCGACGACCCCGTCATCGAACTCCGCTTCAGTACCACCGAGGTACTGCGGCAGAAGGACTTCGCCGACTACACCGCCGACGAGCTGCACGAGGCCCAGGCGCTGATGGCCCGCCTACGGCTCGTCGGGTCGCCACGGCGGTCGTTGCGGCTCACCTCGTCGAGCACCCGCACGTCACGCCCCGACCTCCGACGCACCGTCCGGTCGGCGATGCGATCCGGTGGCGAACCGATACGGCGACACCACCTCCGCCCCGGCACGCGCAACCGCCGCCTCGTGCTGCTGCTCGACGTGAGCGGTTCGATGGAGCCGTACGCCAGGGCACTGATCCGCTTCGTCCACGCGGCGGTCGCCGGCCGGCAGAAGGTCGAAGCGTTCGCGCTCGGAACCCGCCTCACCCGGTTGACCCGCGAACTGTCGTCGCGCGACCCGGACGAGGCACTGCGGCGTTCCGCACGGCGCGTCAGCGACTACGGCGGCGGCACCCGCCTCGGCGACGGTCTCCGCGTGTTCAACGACGACTGGGGACAGCGGGGTATGGCCCGCGGGGCGATCGTCGTCGTCCTGTCCGACGGCTGGGACCGCGGCGACCCCGAGGTGCTCGGCGAACAGATGCAACGGCTCCATCGCGTGGCCCACAAGGTCATCTGGGTCAACCCGCTCAAGGTGACCCCCGGGTACGCGCCGCTCGCCCGCGGCATGGCGGCCGCGCTCCCCCACATCGACGCGTTCGTCGAGGGCCATTCGCTCGACGCGATCGAGCGGCTCGCGAGCGAGATCGCCACCGCGTGA
- a CDS encoding XdhC family protein, with protein MKDLLDDIDRWRRDGKRVALARVVDIEGSGPRDPGAAMAVNEVGEVVGSVSGGCVEGAVVSESLSVLQGDRDAGIITFGYSDDEAFAVGLTCGGTIRLFIEELDW; from the coding sequence ATGAAGGACCTGCTGGACGACATCGACCGCTGGCGACGCGACGGCAAGCGGGTCGCGCTCGCCCGCGTCGTCGACATCGAGGGGTCCGGCCCGCGAGATCCCGGTGCGGCGATGGCCGTCAACGAGGTCGGCGAGGTCGTCGGCAGCGTGAGCGGCGGGTGCGTCGAAGGCGCGGTCGTCAGCGAGTCGTTGTCGGTCCTGCAGGGCGATCGTGATGCGGGGATCATCACGTTCGGCTACAGCGACGACGAGGCCTTCGCCGTTGGCCTCACCTGCGGCGGCACGATCCGACTGTTCATCGAGGAGCTCGACTGGTGA
- a CDS encoding XdhC/CoxI family protein — protein sequence MSDPIYPALAAAIRDEEPVALVTVIDGGAVGAKLLVQPGGSPLGSLGNDELDRVAHRDALAELEAGRSGVRHYGPGGETTPEDLVDTPIVRVFVESWAPPPQMWIFGAVDFTAALAKVAKVLGYRVTVCDAREVFATRRRFPMADEVRVTWPTPMFDDRGDQLGTRDAVCILTHDPKFDVPAVQGALATEVGYIGVMGSRTTHARRMERLAEAGVDDPIQLDRLMSPVGIDIGARTPEETAVSICAEIIARRTGRVTPSLRDGEGPIHQ from the coding sequence GTGAGCGACCCGATCTACCCAGCGCTCGCTGCCGCGATCCGCGACGAGGAACCGGTCGCTCTGGTGACCGTGATCGACGGCGGCGCCGTCGGCGCCAAGCTGCTCGTGCAGCCGGGCGGTTCGCCGCTCGGTTCGCTGGGCAACGACGAACTCGACCGGGTCGCCCACCGCGACGCACTCGCGGAACTCGAGGCCGGCCGGTCGGGTGTCCGCCACTACGGACCGGGCGGCGAGACCACGCCGGAAGACCTCGTCGACACTCCGATCGTGCGAGTGTTCGTCGAGAGCTGGGCGCCACCGCCGCAGATGTGGATCTTCGGAGCGGTCGACTTCACGGCCGCCCTCGCGAAGGTCGCGAAGGTGCTCGGCTACCGGGTGACGGTATGTGATGCACGCGAGGTGTTCGCGACCCGGCGCCGGTTCCCGATGGCCGACGAGGTCCGCGTCACGTGGCCGACCCCCATGTTCGACGATCGGGGTGATCAGCTCGGCACCCGAGATGCCGTGTGCATCCTCACGCACGACCCGAAGTTCGACGTCCCTGCAGTCCAGGGGGCGCTCGCGACCGAGGTCGGCTACATCGGCGTGATGGGCAGCCGCACCACCCACGCGCGCCGCATGGAACGGCTCGCCGAGGCCGGGGTCGACGACCCGATCCAGCTCGATCGGCTCATGTCGCCCGTCGGCATCGACATCGGAGCGCGCACGCCCGAGGAGACCGCGGTGTCGATCTGCGCCGAGATCATCGCCCGGCGGACCGGACGGGTGACCCCGTCACTCCGTGACGGCGAGGGTCCCATCCACCAGTGA
- a CDS encoding C40 family peptidase → MTRVHPPKISLRRSARQLATVAVASVLSFAGLAATADHGADAAPRTKSTVIADAAGQAVAALDRWQQTSRPIDYVRFVQHRDQAASLTERDVELERGSLRDEWAGVSVAKQHAVLSAISQLGVPYEYLASEPGVGFDCSGLTIWAFGSAGVELPRVSRDQINDATAIERDDAEAGDLVYYPGHISIYLGASTMIHSPNTGSHVEIAGLPDKSLRFGDAEAAQLGAAADGGSLVDGTLAVTE, encoded by the coding sequence ATGACTCGAGTACACCCCCCGAAGATCTCCCTGCGGCGGAGCGCGCGGCAGCTCGCCACCGTCGCGGTCGCGAGCGTGCTGAGCTTCGCCGGCCTCGCAGCAACGGCCGACCACGGCGCCGATGCCGCCCCCCGGACCAAGTCGACGGTGATCGCCGACGCCGCCGGGCAGGCCGTCGCCGCACTCGATCGCTGGCAGCAGACTTCCCGCCCGATCGACTACGTACGCTTCGTGCAGCACCGCGACCAGGCGGCCTCGCTGACCGAACGCGACGTCGAACTCGAGCGCGGCTCGCTGCGCGACGAGTGGGCCGGCGTCTCGGTGGCCAAGCAGCACGCGGTGCTGAGCGCCATCAGCCAGCTCGGCGTGCCGTACGAGTACCTCGCCTCCGAACCGGGCGTCGGTTTCGACTGCTCCGGGCTCACGATCTGGGCGTTCGGCTCCGCCGGTGTCGAGCTTCCTCGCGTCAGCCGGGATCAGATCAACGATGCGACGGCGATCGAGCGTGACGACGCCGAAGCCGGTGACCTCGTCTACTACCCCGGTCACATCTCGATCTACCTCGGTGCGTCGACCATGATCCACTCGCCGAACACGGGGAGCCACGTCGAGATCGCCGGGCTGCCCGACAAGTCGTTGCGGTTCGGTGACGCCGAGGCAGCACAGCTCGGTGCTGCGGCCGACGGCGGTTCACTGGTGGATGGGACCCTCGCCGTCACGGAGTGA
- a CDS encoding nucleotidyltransferase family protein has translation MTIDGDAGAGGAERTLIVLLAAGGGSRFGGPTHKLLADLGDGSTVAAAAIDHAVAADVGDVIVVTGAVDLTHLGAAHPTVTILRHAGWADGQASSLQVAIAEAERRAVNAVVVGLADQPFIDPDAWRRVAAGTAPISVATYAGRRRNPVRLDRSIWPLLPATGDEGARSLLQMRPDLVEEVPCPGSPADIDTLEDLESWQNRSSTNSP, from the coding sequence ATGACGATCGACGGCGACGCAGGCGCGGGCGGTGCCGAACGCACCCTGATCGTGCTGTTGGCAGCAGGCGGCGGGTCCCGCTTCGGCGGGCCGACGCACAAGCTCCTCGCCGATCTCGGCGACGGCAGCACCGTGGCCGCCGCCGCGATCGACCACGCCGTCGCTGCCGATGTCGGCGACGTGATCGTCGTCACCGGGGCGGTCGATCTCACTCACCTCGGTGCGGCGCATCCCACCGTGACGATCCTCCGTCACGCCGGTTGGGCCGACGGGCAGGCCTCCTCCTTGCAGGTCGCGATCGCCGAGGCCGAGCGACGCGCCGTCAACGCCGTCGTCGTCGGGCTCGCCGACCAGCCGTTCATCGACCCCGACGCATGGCGGCGCGTCGCGGCGGGCACGGCACCGATCTCGGTGGCCACCTACGCCGGTCGGCGTCGCAACCCGGTGCGTCTCGATCGTTCGATCTGGCCGCTGCTCCCCGCGACCGGCGACGAGGGGGCACGTTCCCTCCTGCAGATGCGCCCCGACCTCGTGGAGGAGGTACCCTGCCCGGGGTCGCCCGCCGATATCGACACCCTGGAGGACCTGGAGTCATGGCAGAACAGATCGTCAACGAATTCACCGTGA
- a CDS encoding SRPBCC family protein, whose product MAEQIVNEFTVNRPIEEAWPIICDVERIAPCLPGAQLEEIEGEVYRGRVKVKLGAVTAQFKGEAKFVERDDAAHTAKLHGKGRDTGGRGNAEADIYAVAESLSPTSTKCTVTADLHITGKVAQFGRGIMGDVSKKLMDQFAGNLNTMLDEEGTEPAPATEAPAADAPAAEAPAADAPAPAAPAEPSVRKINGPAAEPIDMADMAGPALLKRAAPVALIALLLLLLLRRKR is encoded by the coding sequence ATGGCAGAACAGATCGTCAACGAATTCACCGTGAACCGCCCCATCGAGGAGGCATGGCCGATCATCTGCGACGTCGAGCGCATCGCTCCCTGTCTGCCGGGCGCACAGCTCGAAGAGATCGAGGGCGAGGTCTACCGCGGCCGAGTCAAGGTCAAGCTCGGCGCCGTCACGGCCCAGTTCAAGGGCGAGGCCAAGTTCGTCGAGCGCGACGACGCCGCGCACACCGCGAAGTTGCACGGCAAGGGCCGGGACACCGGCGGCCGCGGCAACGCCGAGGCCGACATCTACGCCGTGGCCGAGTCGTTGTCACCGACGAGCACCAAGTGCACCGTGACCGCCGACCTCCACATCACCGGCAAGGTCGCCCAGTTCGGGCGCGGCATCATGGGCGATGTCAGCAAGAAGCTGATGGACCAGTTCGCCGGCAACCTCAACACGATGCTCGACGAAGAGGGCACCGAGCCCGCCCCGGCCACCGAGGCACCGGCAGCCGACGCTCCGGCCGCCGAGGCACCGGCGGCCGACGCCCCGGCCCCCGCCGCACCCGCCGAACCGTCGGTCCGCAAGATCAACGGCCCCGCCGCCGAGCCGATCGACATGGCCGACATGGCCGGGCCGGCGTTGCTCAAGCGGGCCGCTCCGGTGGCGCTCATCGCGCTGCTCCTGCTGCTCCTGCTGCGCCGCAAGCGGTGA
- a CDS encoding DUF501 domain-containing protein: MTTGADDHERVRALLGREPRGRYEIVVRDDQGDPVVLRNAPLLDDGTPMPTRYWLIGPAEIKRIGRLESMGGVDAAEAAVDPDQLAAAHDRYAAERDAAIPDDHEGPRPSGGVGGTRVGVKCLHAHWGWYLAGGDDPIGRWIEQQLAGPSGPSGEVEVEVAIRADRTVVAVSDATHEIPWGHRNLTDRWFTDDDPPRPDALTNALGTIDDHLDDLLRLHPDVAAAVGWTFTGPMIDALAALEAGRRLDAGDHDYPRDDAEEVFRLVATEPARDRADNPGLPSDAVETIIATSCIVQACMRRFHLDAVRLRVTH; the protein is encoded by the coding sequence GTGACCACCGGCGCCGACGATCACGAGCGCGTGCGAGCGCTGCTCGGGCGCGAACCGCGAGGCCGGTACGAGATCGTCGTCCGAGACGACCAGGGCGACCCGGTCGTGTTGCGCAACGCACCACTCCTCGACGACGGCACACCGATGCCGACCCGCTACTGGCTGATCGGACCGGCCGAGATCAAGCGCATCGGTCGGCTCGAATCGATGGGTGGCGTCGACGCGGCCGAGGCGGCCGTCGACCCCGACCAACTGGCCGCCGCCCACGACCGCTATGCGGCCGAACGCGACGCTGCGATCCCCGACGACCACGAGGGCCCGCGCCCGAGCGGCGGCGTCGGCGGCACCCGCGTCGGCGTCAAGTGCCTGCACGCCCACTGGGGCTGGTACCTCGCCGGTGGCGACGACCCGATCGGCCGTTGGATCGAACAGCAATTGGCCGGACCATCCGGGCCGTCAGGCGAGGTCGAGGTCGAGGTCGCGATCCGGGCCGACCGCACGGTCGTCGCCGTGTCGGACGCCACCCACGAGATCCCGTGGGGCCACCGCAACCTGACCGACCGCTGGTTCACCGACGACGATCCTCCGCGACCGGATGCGCTCACCAATGCGCTCGGCACGATCGACGATCATCTCGACGACCTGCTCCGCCTCCACCCCGACGTCGCCGCCGCCGTCGGGTGGACGTTCACCGGCCCGATGATCGATGCGCTGGCGGCCCTCGAAGCTGGTCGCCGACTCGACGCAGGCGATCACGACTACCCGCGCGACGACGCGGAGGAAGTGTTCCGGCTCGTCGCCACCGAGCCGGCGCGTGACCGCGCCGACAATCCCGGGCTACCGTCGGACGCCGTGGAGACGATCATCGCCACCAGCTGCATCGTGCAGGCGTGTATGCGCCGGTTTCACCTCGACGCCGTTCGGCTGCGAGTCACCCACTGA
- a CDS encoding GNAT family protein — protein sequence MLRRHSPLRLFGRRVMLRPLAPGDFAAWSEVRLRNEAWLVPWEPQRSTTLPDPTRDRSAFEARCSARDRERAADHAYPFGLFIDQQFAGEVNLNNVTRGALQSGTIGYWIDQARAGHSYTSEAVAVVTKFAFDELQLHRLEICIVPRNANSRRVVEKLRLRNEGVAERYLEINGTWEDHVRYAITAEEWAVRSDELTAAWIAG from the coding sequence ATGCTCCGTCGACACTCCCCACTGCGACTCTTCGGCCGGCGGGTGATGCTGCGGCCCCTGGCACCCGGCGACTTCGCCGCCTGGAGCGAGGTCCGTCTCCGCAACGAGGCCTGGCTCGTCCCGTGGGAGCCGCAGCGCTCGACCACGCTCCCCGATCCAACGCGCGACCGGTCGGCGTTCGAGGCTCGCTGCTCGGCTCGCGATCGCGAACGAGCGGCCGACCATGCGTACCCGTTCGGGCTGTTCATCGACCAGCAGTTCGCCGGCGAGGTCAACCTCAACAACGTCACCCGCGGTGCACTGCAGAGCGGCACGATCGGCTACTGGATCGACCAGGCGCGCGCCGGTCACAGCTACACGTCGGAGGCGGTCGCCGTCGTGACGAAGTTCGCGTTCGACGAACTCCAGCTCCATCGCCTCGAGATCTGCATCGTGCCGCGCAACGCCAACAGCCGGCGGGTCGTCGAGAAGCTCCGACTGCGCAACGAAGGCGTGGCCGAGCGCTACCTCGAGATCAACGGCACGTGGGAGGACCACGTGCGGTACGCGATCACCGCAGAGGAATGGGCCGTCCGCTCGGACGAGTTGACGGCCGCCTGGATCGCCGGCTGA
- a CDS encoding enoyl-CoA hydratase yields the protein MALVLTEIRDGVALLTLDNPDERNTMTSPMVDEIVAAVDAFEADEHVGAIVVTGAGSAFCAGADLGNLQTATRESLSKVYEGFLRIARSPLPTLAAVNGPAVGAGMNLALGCDVRIAAHRARFDTRFLQIGLHPGGGHTWMQRRIVGQQNAMAAVVFGQVLDGQEAERVGLAYKSVPDDELLAAAHEFARGAATAPRELAIMTKQTIRDMADIATHPDAVEREFEPQLWTVQQPWFEERIAALKAKISSRKR from the coding sequence ATGGCTTTGGTACTGACCGAGATCCGCGACGGCGTCGCCCTGCTCACCCTCGACAATCCGGATGAACGCAACACGATGACGTCGCCGATGGTCGACGAGATCGTGGCGGCGGTCGACGCCTTCGAGGCCGACGAGCACGTCGGTGCGATCGTCGTCACCGGAGCCGGATCGGCCTTCTGCGCCGGCGCCGATCTCGGCAACCTGCAGACAGCCACCCGAGAGAGTCTCAGCAAGGTCTACGAGGGGTTCCTCCGCATCGCCCGCAGTCCGCTGCCGACGCTCGCAGCGGTCAACGGGCCCGCCGTCGGTGCCGGGATGAACCTGGCGCTCGGCTGTGACGTGCGGATCGCTGCACACCGGGCCAGGTTCGACACTCGGTTCCTGCAGATCGGTCTGCACCCAGGCGGCGGGCACACCTGGATGCAGCGCCGGATCGTCGGGCAGCAGAACGCGATGGCGGCCGTCGTGTTCGGCCAGGTCCTCGACGGCCAGGAGGCCGAGCGGGTCGGCCTCGCCTACAAGTCGGTGCCCGACGACGAACTGTTGGCGGCCGCCCACGAGTTCGCCCGCGGTGCAGCCACCGCACCCCGCGAGCTCGCGATCATGACCAAGCAGACGATCCGCGACATGGCCGACATCGCGACCCATCCGGATGCGGTTGAGCGTGAGTTCGAACCCCAACTGTGGACCGTGCAGCAGCCGTGGTTCGAGGAGCGGATCGCCGCGCTCAAGGCCAAGATCTCCAGCCGCAAGCGCTGA
- a CDS encoding BMP family ABC transporter substrate-binding protein, which translates to MIKSKRLLAAGLAASLVLAACGGDDDAAPADEPTEDESTADTGEAPEPTEAPEETGEPAGEAFNVGLTYDIGGRGDQSFNDSAAEGIDRAASDLGITFSEAEPNADGSDRAELLQLQADQSALVIGVGFLFADDVANVAAENPDTNFAVVDDAMLDFEAEGGPAPRCDNCAGLTFAEEQGSFLVGVAAALNTQTDTVGFIGGVGGFGLIEKFEAGFEAGVHAVNPDITIIPQYITQAPDFDGFVAPDRAREIALAMYEQGADVIYHAAGGSGAGLFEAAAEQSESSGSKVWAIGVDSDQYLTAAPEVQEFILTSMLKQVGNAVYEITADQAEGSFTSGNVVYDLAVDGVGYSTSGDFLTDEQITTIEDYKQQIIDGAIEVPTTPEGA; encoded by the coding sequence ATGATCAAGAGCAAGCGACTGCTTGCAGCAGGTCTCGCCGCATCGCTGGTCCTCGCGGCCTGCGGCGGCGACGACGATGCGGCACCTGCCGACGAGCCCACCGAAGACGAGAGCACCGCCGACACCGGCGAGGCACCCGAGCCGACCGAAGCGCCCGAAGAGACCGGTGAGCCGGCCGGTGAGGCGTTCAACGTCGGCCTGACCTACGACATCGGTGGTCGTGGTGACCAGTCGTTCAACGACTCGGCCGCCGAGGGCATCGACCGCGCCGCGTCCGACCTGGGCATCACGTTCAGCGAGGCCGAGCCGAACGCCGACGGCTCCGACCGTGCCGAGCTGCTGCAGCTCCAGGCCGATCAGAGTGCGCTGGTCATCGGCGTCGGGTTCCTCTTCGCCGACGACGTCGCGAACGTCGCCGCCGAGAACCCCGACACGAACTTCGCGGTCGTCGACGACGCGATGCTCGACTTCGAGGCCGAGGGCGGCCCCGCCCCGCGTTGCGACAACTGCGCCGGGCTGACCTTCGCCGAAGAGCAGGGCTCGTTCCTGGTCGGTGTCGCCGCTGCGCTCAACACGCAGACCGACACGGTCGGCTTCATCGGCGGTGTCGGTGGCTTCGGTCTGATCGAGAAGTTCGAGGCAGGCTTCGAGGCCGGCGTGCACGCCGTCAACCCCGACATCACGATCATCCCGCAGTACATCACGCAGGCGCCCGACTTCGACGGCTTCGTCGCCCCGGACCGTGCGCGTGAGATCGCTCTCGCCATGTACGAGCAGGGTGCCGACGTGATCTACCACGCCGCCGGCGGTTCGGGTGCCGGCCTCTTCGAGGCCGCCGCCGAGCAGTCCGAGAGCTCCGGCTCGAAGGTCTGGGCGATCGGTGTCGACTCCGACCAGTACCTGACCGCGGCTCCCGAGGTCCAGGAGTTCATCCTGACGTCGATGCTCAAGCAGGTCGGCAACGCCGTCTACGAGATCACGGCCGATCAGGCCGAGGGCTCGTTCACCAGCGGCAACGTCGTGTACGACCTCGCGGTCGACGGCGTCGGCTACTCGACGTCGGGTGACTTCCTCACCGATGAGCAGATCACCACGATCGAGGACTACAAGCAGCAGATCATCGACGGCGCCATCGAGGTGCCGACGACGCCAGAGGGCGCCTGA
- a CDS encoding ABC transporter ATP-binding protein, with protein MTAAIELVGITKRFPGVIANDNVNLRVEPGEIHAICGENGAGKSTLMKILYGMQAADEGTMQINGEEVHFSSPTDAIAAGIGMVHQHFMLADQMTVLENVILGSEPTTPQGLIDFGEAERHLREVGDAYGLTIDPNDLVETLEVGEKQRVEIIKVLFRGAKILILDEPTAVLVPQEVEELFRNLRELQADGATIVFIDHKLQEVLEIADRITVIRRGKTVTTVDADSVTAADLAELMVGSELPSPETTDSTVTDEVVLELHSLTVADDDGRAAVDDVSLRVHRGEVLGVAGIEGNGQAELIDAIIGITDPSRGRVVLEGRDITHDSVRHRREAGVGFVPQDRHEEGLLLDATLWENAALGHQTQVPYSKGFWLDRAGARERTESIRHDYDVRSPGVDVSARALSGGNQQKLIIGREMMSEPRLLVAAHPTRGIDVGAQADVWSAIRAARADGLATLLISADLDELIGLSDTIVVMFHGKLVATLDPAEVTPRTLGSYMTGAALESVGTDEGGAE; from the coding sequence ATGACGGCAGCGATCGAACTGGTCGGCATCACGAAGCGGTTCCCCGGCGTCATCGCCAATGACAACGTGAACCTGCGGGTCGAGCCCGGCGAGATCCACGCGATCTGCGGCGAGAACGGTGCCGGCAAGTCCACCCTGATGAAGATCCTGTACGGGATGCAGGCGGCGGACGAGGGCACGATGCAGATCAACGGCGAGGAGGTGCACTTCTCGTCGCCGACCGACGCGATCGCGGCGGGGATCGGCATGGTGCACCAGCACTTCATGCTCGCCGACCAGATGACCGTGCTCGAGAACGTCATCCTCGGTTCCGAGCCGACCACGCCGCAGGGCCTGATCGACTTCGGTGAGGCCGAACGCCACCTCCGCGAGGTCGGCGACGCCTATGGGCTCACGATCGACCCGAACGACCTGGTCGAGACACTCGAGGTCGGTGAGAAGCAGCGGGTCGAGATCATCAAGGTGCTGTTCCGCGGTGCCAAGATCCTGATCCTCGACGAGCCGACCGCCGTGCTGGTGCCCCAGGAGGTCGAGGAACTGTTCCGCAATCTCCGCGAACTGCAGGCCGACGGTGCCACGATCGTGTTCATCGATCACAAGCTCCAGGAGGTGTTGGAGATCGCCGATCGCATCACCGTGATCCGCCGGGGCAAGACCGTCACCACCGTCGACGCCGACTCGGTCACCGCGGCCGATCTCGCCGAACTGATGGTCGGCTCCGAACTGCCGTCCCCCGAGACCACCGATTCCACGGTCACCGATGAGGTCGTGCTCGAACTCCACAGTCTCACGGTCGCCGACGACGACGGACGCGCCGCGGTCGACGACGTCTCGCTGCGGGTCCACCGAGGCGAAGTGCTCGGCGTCGCCGGGATCGAGGGCAACGGTCAGGCCGAGCTCATCGATGCGATCATCGGTATCACCGACCCCAGCCGGGGCCGCGTCGTGCTCGAAGGCCGTGACATCACGCACGATTCGGTCCGCCACCGGCGCGAGGCCGGGGTCGGCTTCGTGCCGCAGGATCGGCACGAGGAAGGACTCCTGCTCGACGCGACGCTCTGGGAGAACGCGGCGCTGGGCCACCAGACACAGGTGCCGTACTCCAAGGGGTTCTGGCTCGATCGGGCCGGCGCGCGCGAGCGCACCGAGTCGATCCGCCACGACTACGACGTCCGCTCACCGGGCGTCGACGTCAGCGCCCGCGCCCTGTCCGGCGGCAACCAGCAGAAACTGATCATCGGGCGCGAGATGATGTCCGAGCCCCGGCTGCTCGTGGCCGCACACCCCACGCGGGGCATCGACGTCGGCGCCCAGGCCGACGTGTGGAGCGCGATCCGGGCCGCTCGCGCCGACGGGCTCGCCACACTGCTGATCTCGGCCGACCTCGACGAACTCATCGGCTTGTCCGACACGATCGTCGTGATGTTCCACGGCAAGCTCGTGGCGACGCTCGACCCGGCCGAGGTCACGCCACGAACCCTGGGGAGTTACATGACGGGCGCTGCGCTCGAATCCGTCGGCACCGACGAAGGGGGTGCCGAATGA